The DNA region AACTATTAGTTGTGCAGGATGCGCCCCGTGAGGCAGAAAATTATAATAAGCAAGGAGTTGTCATGAAGACGTATTCGAAGCGCCCCTCTTTATTCAATTTCACGTGCAAACGCAGTTTGCTGAGCCTGGCCATCCTCGGTGCCGTGATCGGTGCCCAGCAAGCCGAAGCCGGTGCCTTTGCCGTACCCACCTATGGCACGCCCGGTTGGGGCCGCGCCTTCGCCGGCGGTTCGGTGTGGAAGAACGACCCCAGCGCCGCTTTCAACAACCCGGCCGCCATGGCCTTCATCGAGCGGCCCATCGGCCAGGTGTCGGCGATCTATGCCGATATCGACATGAAGTTCAAAGGGCAGGCCTATGACTACCAAGGCAATCCGCGCGTCGAATACGACGACGTGAACGATGTCAACGGCCCCAACGCTCGGGCATTGGGCGATGGGGGCAACGGTGGCTTCAGCAAGTGGCTGCCTACGCAGTTCCTGGTGATCCCGGTCGGTGATCGTTTCGCTTTCGGCCTCGCGCAGGTCGTACCCATGGGCATGCGCAGCACCTGGGACAAGAACTTCGTCGGCAAGGACTTCGCCCTTGATACCAAGATCGAGACCGCAGCCTTGGCAGGTTCGTTGTCGTTCAAGATCGATGATCAGTGGGCCGTGGGCGGGGGCGTGGTGATCCAGCGCACCCAAGGCTTCGTCGGGCAGAACGTCGACCTGCTGGCCGCTGCCGGCGCTGCGCCCAACTCGCCATTGAACGGTGTGCCGGCAGGTGCGTCGAAGGCGACGATGCGGGTCAAGGTCGATAACATTTCGCCCGGCTGGTTCGCCAGCGTGGCCTGGAAGCCGACCGCGCGGGACACCCTGGGCCTTGCCTATCACGCCAAGATCAAGAATGAGCTGGATGGTGACTACAACTGGCATTTCAACGATGCCACCGGCATGGCTCCCTTCGACTCCATCGGCCTGATGAACCCGGACGCTCTTGCCCTCGTCTATCCGGGCCTGGTGTTGAATCCCAATGGCGACCATGCCGAATCGCGCATGGACATCCCGGCCATGGCCACCCTGGACTGGGTGCATGACTTCAACGACAGCTTCAGCCTGGGCGCCAGCGTGACCTGGACCGAGTGGTCGTCCTTCGAGTCCCTGAAGCTGACCTCCCACGGCAACCTGATCGTCGACATCCCCTACAACTACAAGGACACCTGGATGTACTCGGTGGGCGGTGACTATCGCTTCAACGACCAGTTGACCCTGCGTGCAGGGGTGGCGCTCGACCAGACGCCGACCCGCAACTCCACCCGCGATGCGCGCATCCCCGATGGCGACCGCACCTTCGTCTCCCTCGGCGGCAGCTACCGCTTCGCCTCCGACCCGAACCTGAGCGTGGATGTGGCCTATTCCCGCCAGTTCGTCGACGAAGGTCGCCTGCGCACCCAGAACCAGGACCGACTGGGTGGTGGCCGTATCGACGGCAAGGTGGAATCCAAGGGGCAGATCTTCAGCGTCTCGGCCACCTACATGTTCTAACCGGCCGTTGAAAAACGACGCCCCAGCGGCAACGCAGTCGGTTTTTCAATAGCCTGCAAGGCTGGAAATTCCCCACCTGTGTCCTCGATCGTCACCCGGTTCCCGGGGCATCGGGCCGA from Pseudomonas tohonis includes:
- a CDS encoding outer membrane protein transport protein codes for the protein MKTYSKRPSLFNFTCKRSLLSLAILGAVIGAQQAEAGAFAVPTYGTPGWGRAFAGGSVWKNDPSAAFNNPAAMAFIERPIGQVSAIYADIDMKFKGQAYDYQGNPRVEYDDVNDVNGPNARALGDGGNGGFSKWLPTQFLVIPVGDRFAFGLAQVVPMGMRSTWDKNFVGKDFALDTKIETAALAGSLSFKIDDQWAVGGGVVIQRTQGFVGQNVDLLAAAGAAPNSPLNGVPAGASKATMRVKVDNISPGWFASVAWKPTARDTLGLAYHAKIKNELDGDYNWHFNDATGMAPFDSIGLMNPDALALVYPGLVLNPNGDHAESRMDIPAMATLDWVHDFNDSFSLGASVTWTEWSSFESLKLTSHGNLIVDIPYNYKDTWMYSVGGDYRFNDQLTLRAGVALDQTPTRNSTRDARIPDGDRTFVSLGGSYRFASDPNLSVDVAYSRQFVDEGRLRTQNQDRLGGGRIDGKVESKGQIFSVSATYMF